A window of Populus trichocarpa isolate Nisqually-1 chromosome 17, P.trichocarpa_v4.1, whole genome shotgun sequence genomic DNA:
TACCTATAAGAGTTCATCGGTGAAAAGCAAACGTtttgaacaatttattattgCCTTACAATGCAAGCTAAAGGAAGAGTTCTGCTTAGACCAGAAGCAAATAAAAGAGAGTACAGCATTGCGACAGCTACTTTCACCACTCCAGAACCTCTTTCAGTGCCAAGTCTAACCTGCATAGAAGCTCAAACAAGACATTGATGCACTATataacttaagaaaaacaagtaaacGAATGAATAAGGATGAGTCAATGTACACACCAAAGGGGAAAACTTCCCAACAGCCTTATCTTCTTCCACCTGACTTGCACaacattttcatgttattttgataATGCAATGCTAGTTAATGTGAGTTTTGCAAAAAATCCACTGCTAAATGATGCTAaactgagaaaaataaaaagaaggctACCTGGTGAAAGTGACTACAGAAGAGTATTAATGTTGTTGTGAAGCCAACCAGGAGTGATGCAGAAAGAATTGTGCCAGTTAATGGAAGAATGCTCATCTCACTGTCAAACACACCAAGGCATATCAGCTATGTATAGAGCAAGAACAAAAGTTATGTAAAGCTGAGTTGGTGTTggaatttgaagaaataaagTAAACCTCGTGCTGCCAAGTAGTAAGTAGAAGGCAGAAGTAGCGAAGGGGCCAAATGCTGCGAAGCACAAGGGCTCTCCTAATCCTTGGTAACTTAACCGAAATGGTGGGCACTACATCAGATACTAAGCTTCAGAAGTTCTTCCAAGATAAGAAAGGACATGTCAAAAGGAAACATGTAACTATTATGCCACCATGGAATTATATTTACAAGTATGACTTGCCAAGCACAAGTGCTGGATCTAGGAGGCAGCTCAAAGCCTCAAATGTAGAACTTGCTATAAAATTTTGTAACAGACAGGAGATTCAATTcttcaaaaatgatttaaacATTCCACAAACTAGAGAGATTTTTGTTACCTGATATACATAACCACAAAGAATTGCACAAGCCAGGAATAATATTGCATGGATGTTTCCTTCCCCCATAGAAGTCCATGCCAGGCCCGCAAAGCCAAGTAGAAGTGATGAGTAAGCAGCAATAAAGGCCACTGAACGGCTTCCCAAAGCGATAGCAAAGCACAATTAGCgatatcttgtttgttttctctttgAATAATCTTGTTTTTCATCAGAACATAAAAGTTCATAGTTTCTATTAACCATTTACCTGCCGACCAAATTCACAACTGATTCTTTCTTGTTCTTATCTGCTCCTGTATCGAAATCATAAACATCGTTGCTGCCCATGGGTCACACAGATGAATCTTAACATCTTGTATAACATAGTATACCCACGAGGATAGTTTTCTGATGGTGtactttatttttagaaaacataCAGCCAGTGAAATTACTCATTCTAGGAGATTTAGGCTACTGGTTTAAGATGccagaaaaatacaaataaaaaaaaaaaactcagtagAGTGAATCAGCAGGGTAGTACATTCGATTAAACCACAGGAAAATGGAAGTTTGAAAATCAATGCCCACACGAAACAGTAGTCTGGTACAAGGTCTATTGCTAAGCTTGTtccaacttaatttatttttaaatcacccTCCTATTTTTTCAGAACTCACCTTAGATTGAGCCACGTTATGATAAGAATTGAAGAAACCAAGAGCGAAAAGTAGCGTCTTGCTGAAAACATGCCTGTTTGCAAATAAGCAGCTGCaccacctacctgctccacaaACCATGAAATATGTAAGCCAGGAAAAGATGAATGAAGCGTGATGCACATCACCAACCATTAATCCTCAAAAGCATAGTCACAGAATCAATATTCAAAGAACCATTGGCACTAATTATAAGGAAAAACTCACAGTTAGAGGAACCAAAGCAACAGAGTAAATAGGCAATTTGACTGCCCTCCATATCAAGGTTGCTTTAGGAACATCCTCCCCAGTTTCACCTTCATGTGATTTGTCAGCATAATTTGCTATACTTCCTGAAAAAGCCCGCCAACATTGAATTCCTTTCTTGAATTCTAACCGGCTTATACGACTCCCACAGACAAAATTCTGGGCAGTACAGCAGCAcaatgatgattttttggaAGCATTTGAAGTAAGAGCTCCCGGATAAGACCTGAGAAAGttggtaaaaaataacaataataataataataaaaaaaagagacttgATGAAATAAACTATTAGTAAATGCAGAAACAATAGGCACGCATGATGTCCTCACTTTTTCTTCTGTTCTAAGGTAAAGGAGAGCAGTGTAAGGAGTAAAACCATAATCAAGAAATGCAGTGCTACGCAATAGAAACATTAAATACAGTTTGAACTACAAGCTTCCCACCAAAATACCATCATTAATAGATTTCTAAGTACATCAGGCCAAAGGACATATCATTTCCAAATATTCTTACTGCATGGAATACACCTTGTAACAGCACTGATTCTGGAGTTGTGTTTCACACCCAGACTAAGTTTCTTTAGACTCCAAACTCTCTTAGCTAGCAAAAGAAGCATCATCAATCACACGGAACTCAGTGAATGATTGATTGTATTACACCAAAATTCAATCTACTGATGTGAATTTCAACAAAGCTCACAAATCATGCCATCTCAACATTTGTTAAACCTTTTGTTCAAACAATGTTTCAAATTTAGCAGAATCAATTGAAGTAAACTAAGAACTTATTAAATTATACTGAGCAATTTAagtaaacaaattaagaatagTGAGTTGATGTTAAACAGATGAATTAAGATTAGTCTCATAGTAACAAAAAATCAAGTACAAAAATGAACTTAATAACTTGCCTTGTTGCATAACTCTGCCTCACATGATAATATTGGAGTTTCTTGAGACTAGA
This region includes:
- the LOC7496610 gene encoding 2-carboxy-1,4-naphthoquinone phytyltransferase, chloroplastic isoform X2 translates to MAAAFCSLHQGSSLKKLQYYHVRQSYATRSYPGALTSNASKKSSLCCCTAQNFVCGSRISRLEFKKGIQCWRAFSGSIANYADKSHEGETGEDVPKATLIWRAVKLPIYSVALVPLTVGGAAAYLQTGMFSARRYFSLLVSSILIITWLNLSRSVAFIAAYSSLLLGFAGLAWTSMGEGNIHAILFLACAILCGYVYQCPPFRLSYQGLGEPLCFAAFGPFATSAFYLLLGSTSEMSILPLTGTILSASLLVGFTTTLILFCSHFHQVEEDKAVGKFSPLVRLGTERGSGVVKVAVAMLYSLLFASGLSRTLPLACILLCSLTLPMGKLVVGFVEENYKDKGKIFMAKYFCVRLHALFGAALASGLVAARVFQGYFP
- the LOC7496610 gene encoding 2-carboxy-1,4-naphthoquinone phytyltransferase, chloroplastic isoform X1; amino-acid sequence: MAAAFCSLHQGSSLKKLQYYHVRQSYATRSYPGALTSNASKKSSLCCCTAQNFVCGSRISRLEFKKGIQCWRAFSGSIANYADKSHEGETGEDVPKATLIWRAVKLPIYSVALVPLTVGGAAAYLQTGMFSARRYFSLLVSSILIITWLNLSNDVYDFDTGADKNKKESVVNLVGSRSVAFIAAYSSLLLGFAGLAWTSMGEGNIHAILFLACAILCGYVYQCPPFRLSYQGLGEPLCFAAFGPFATSAFYLLLGSTSEMSILPLTGTILSASLLVGFTTTLILFCSHFHQVEEDKAVGKFSPLVRLGTERGSGVVKVAVAMLYSLLFASGLSRTLPLACILLCSLTLPMGKLVVGFVEENYKDKGKIFMAKYFCVRLHALFGAALASGLVAARVFQGYFP